The following are encoded together in the Candidatus Sysuiplasma acidicola genome:
- a CDS encoding glycosyltransferase family 2 protein, whose translation MSTMADNPSVCVDIAVLKDPKLFDTLDSLRKQSRKPDRIIVADGGSPKDYVDRILRDYSDLPIEVCNLPGTHIATKDASIDHITEDVTAFLDSDEVAPQDWLQKIVEPIVSGTADFTGGPTRPPNEPRNGVERYYNELDRRIYESDVQQDIVYIPLGNTAWRTSLLKDLRFDKRIVFRGGAPDYDLEMRAVDAGYKGSFVKDAWVYHNKATEKGYFALMKHRYRYLVGAAVVMLKNRRLRKRVSEKRMIVRMPFAYVEAAMKPIALIHAYFYWNLVVKRK comes from the coding sequence GTGAGTACCATGGCTGACAACCCTTCGGTTTGCGTGGACATTGCTGTTCTGAAGGATCCTAAACTGTTTGACACGCTGGATTCCCTCAGAAAGCAGTCGAGGAAACCTGACAGGATAATAGTGGCAGACGGTGGCTCTCCGAAAGACTATGTTGACAGAATTCTGAGGGACTATAGCGATCTGCCAATTGAAGTTTGCAATCTGCCTGGAACGCACATAGCAACGAAGGACGCGTCCATTGACCACATAACTGAAGACGTTACTGCATTCCTCGACTCGGATGAAGTGGCACCTCAGGATTGGCTACAAAAAATAGTGGAACCAATAGTTTCCGGTACGGCGGACTTTACCGGCGGACCGACAAGACCGCCCAATGAGCCGAGGAACGGCGTTGAGAGATATTATAACGAGCTGGACAGAAGAATATACGAGAGTGATGTGCAACAGGACATAGTTTACATACCGCTGGGCAACACGGCCTGGAGAACGTCGCTGCTTAAAGACCTCCGCTTTGACAAGAGAATAGTGTTTCGCGGCGGTGCGCCTGATTATGATCTGGAAATGAGAGCCGTTGACGCAGGGTATAAAGGGTCCTTTGTCAAGGATGCCTGGGTGTATCACAACAAGGCAACTGAAAAAGGGTATTTCGCACTGATGAAGCACAGATACAGATATCTGGTTGGAGCGGCTGTGGTGATGCTCAAAAACAGGAGATTGAGGAAGAGAGTCTCAGAAAAGAGGATGATCGTAAGGATGCCGTTTGCCTATGTGGAGGCGGCAATGAAACCAATTGCACTTATTCATGCCTACTTTTACTGGAACCTTGTCGTAAAGCGGAAGTGA
- a CDS encoding cytochrome bc complex cytochrome b subunit, protein MAEKNEYNPLNLTKQEEAQKGAYSISFLPVTRKELRIDYWTGAFLATALIYQIATGILLAYYYEPGSPYSSTLMIMGVVPFGEVLLTSHLFMAYAMVAMVYIHMFRQYFIGAYRGKWRWLQWIIGVIIFLLVNTIAAMGYMLTYSVQSVLGLHVSEILLQRSIIGRLAPGLAGWLTSVIVGNGTTVQSWQHLLILHAAILSIILLILVFIHFFLYEKSGPYDPSAHADEEKIPWFPMNLLYTAFIGMIFVAGILIASALMPQGLPPAYGQLVYGTTPFPDWYEMPVYKLMDVAGFGLSTGGVPLVFALLLFLMLVPFIDRYRDNGPLERPMITFMGVFIILFWLVVGLWGYAQPGLSQTRPLTLFMLYALTFCSLVPVYAMRHAKRDLGAMAVKRNE, encoded by the coding sequence ATGGCTGAAAAGAATGAGTACAATCCTCTGAACCTTACGAAACAGGAAGAGGCACAGAAAGGAGCATACTCGATTTCTTTCCTTCCGGTCACGAGGAAAGAGCTGCGTATTGACTACTGGACAGGGGCATTCCTCGCCACGGCGCTCATTTACCAGATAGCCACCGGAATACTGCTCGCCTACTACTACGAACCCGGAAGTCCTTACAGCTCCACACTGATGATTATGGGCGTAGTTCCGTTCGGTGAAGTGCTGCTCACTTCGCATCTGTTCATGGCGTATGCAATGGTCGCCATGGTCTACATACACATGTTCAGGCAGTACTTCATCGGCGCATACCGGGGAAAGTGGAGATGGCTGCAGTGGATCATAGGCGTCATAATATTTCTGCTCGTCAACACCATCGCGGCAATGGGGTACATGCTGACGTATTCCGTTCAGAGCGTTCTTGGCCTGCATGTTTCTGAAATACTGCTCCAGCGGAGCATAATCGGCAGGCTGGCACCTGGACTGGCCGGATGGCTCACATCGGTGATCGTAGGCAACGGCACGACGGTGCAGTCCTGGCAGCACCTGCTCATACTGCATGCTGCAATACTCAGCATAATATTGCTGATTCTCGTCTTCATACACTTTTTCCTGTATGAAAAGTCCGGACCATACGACCCTTCCGCACATGCCGACGAAGAGAAGATTCCATGGTTCCCGATGAATCTGCTCTACACCGCATTCATAGGCATGATTTTTGTTGCAGGCATTCTCATTGCTTCGGCACTGATGCCGCAGGGGCTGCCGCCGGCATACGGCCAGCTGGTGTACGGCACGACGCCGTTCCCGGACTGGTACGAAATGCCAGTCTACAAACTCATGGATGTCGCAGGGTTTGGCCTTTCGACGGGGGGCGTACCGCTGGTGTTCGCACTCCTTTTATTCCTCATGCTCGTCCCGTTCATCGACAGATACAGGGATAACGGGCCGCTTGAGAGGCCGATGATCACATTCATGGGCGTCTTCATCATACTCTTCTGGCTGGTAGTCGGACTCTGGGGATACGCCCAACCGGGCCTGTCGCAGACGCGGCCTTTGACGCTGTTCATGCTCTATGCGCTGACGTTCTGCTCGCTCGTTCCGGTGTATGCGATGAGACACGCAAAGAGAGATCTGGGCGCAATGGCGGTGAAGCGCAATGAATGA
- a CDS encoding ubiquinol-cytochrome c reductase iron-sulfur subunit, which produces MPEKRKKEEKGKQEVDKQRRTFIKALGASSGALVLGGLSLERFISPTTRDTPLLSSYPTAVLVDSQRNPIKASDIPTATASSSTYPIMMFNYPLQDEPNILVKLSGMSAPIPGAVKLPTGEYVTAFSGICQHLGCIVPLLDYHPHQSIPFEAKLIGYNETNWPAFGLLFCKCHGSQYDPTLGPHNLYNSGPAPSPANHSLPQVILTVDADGIVYATGMNPVNAVIRTHLWEPGGQEYGAGVEAENLSGGSLLPVYDGPPLALSSSVSGPIYKTIVVSSANGPWPSK; this is translated from the coding sequence ATGCCTGAAAAACGGAAAAAGGAAGAGAAGGGCAAACAGGAAGTGGATAAACAGAGGAGGACCTTCATTAAGGCTCTTGGCGCCTCCTCCGGAGCTCTTGTTCTGGGCGGACTCTCATTGGAAAGATTTATCTCGCCAACAACGAGGGACACACCCTTACTGAGTTCGTACCCCACAGCCGTTCTTGTCGACAGCCAGCGCAATCCAATAAAAGCTTCAGACATACCCACTGCAACAGCCAGCAGTTCCACTTATCCCATAATGATGTTCAACTACCCACTGCAGGATGAGCCGAACATACTCGTCAAACTTTCTGGGATGAGCGCACCTATTCCGGGTGCCGTAAAATTGCCGACGGGGGAGTATGTTACTGCCTTCAGCGGGATTTGCCAGCATCTCGGATGCATAGTCCCGCTCCTGGACTACCATCCGCATCAGAGCATCCCCTTTGAGGCCAAACTGATTGGATATAACGAGACCAACTGGCCTGCTTTCGGGCTGCTGTTCTGCAAGTGTCATGGCAGCCAGTACGATCCAACCCTGGGACCGCACAATCTCTATAATTCGGGACCAGCTCCCAGTCCTGCAAATCATTCTCTGCCGCAGGTCATTCTTACCGTCGATGCTGACGGAATAGTTTACGCCACAGGCATGAACCCGGTGAACGCCGTGATAAGAACTCATCTGTGGGAACCCGGCGGCCAGGAGTATGGCGCCGGAGTGGAAGCGGAGAATCTGTCTGGAGGATCGCTGCTGCCCGTGTATGACGGCCCGCCCCTTGCTCTTTCCAGCAGCGTCAGTGGACCGATTTACAAGACAATAGTGGTGAGCAGCGCGAACGGACCATGGCCTTCAAAATAA
- a CDS encoding NAD-dependent epimerase/dehydratase family protein has translation MKILITGHKGFIGSHILNLLKPAHEVTGFDLGDEFPEGQFDFIVHLAARGLIRKSLENPYGYFTDDLDLTMKFLDMARKSDSTFIFPSSGSTASPSNPYSLSKKQSVEWINLYRRLYSIKAFDLTFYNIYGSGSRKGGVYLFSKMALAGGPIIMLGDGTDVRDFVYVTDVAKFVADVIDGKVRTGSYEIGTGIGTSIRGLSEMISEEVGGNIDIVSRPDTIETAPKLVASVPALKNPVLLRDGIRKVIAFIKEDELNKSGA, from the coding sequence ATGAAAATCCTGATAACTGGGCATAAAGGGTTCATAGGTTCTCATATCCTCAATCTTCTTAAGCCAGCTCATGAAGTTACTGGTTTTGACTTGGGAGATGAGTTTCCAGAAGGCCAATTTGACTTCATAGTACATCTTGCTGCAAGGGGCCTGATCCGAAAATCTCTGGAGAATCCCTACGGTTATTTCACCGATGACCTTGATCTGACAATGAAATTTCTGGATATGGCAAGAAAAAGTGATTCCACATTCATTTTTCCCTCCTCAGGATCTACGGCAAGTCCTTCCAATCCTTATTCTCTCTCCAAGAAACAATCTGTTGAATGGATAAACCTGTACCGGAGGCTTTACTCCATCAAAGCGTTTGATCTGACTTTTTACAACATATATGGGTCTGGAAGCAGAAAGGGTGGCGTCTACCTCTTCTCGAAGATGGCTCTCGCCGGAGGGCCGATAATCATGCTTGGAGATGGAACAGATGTCAGGGACTTTGTATATGTTACAGACGTCGCAAAATTTGTCGCCGATGTAATTGATGGAAAGGTCAGGACTGGCAGTTACGAAATTGGTACAGGTATAGGAACAAGCATTCGCGGTCTTTCGGAGATGATTTCAGAGGAAGTTGGAGGCAATATCGACATAGTTAGCCGTCCAGACACAATCGAAACTGCTCCTAAGCTGGTTGCTTCAGTTCCAGCGCTAAAAAATCCGGTTCTTCTGAGGGATGGAATAAGAAAAGTGATCGCTTTCATAAAAGAGGACGAATTGAATAAATCAGGCGCATGA
- a CDS encoding response regulator: protein MMSMVSQDGGGKLQILYVDDEKFLHEPFKLYMEMIGSVSVDCANSGKEAIDKLSSLRYHAVVSDYQMPGMDGIELLKNIRSRGSDIPFVIFTARGREEIVIEAINNGADYYLMKGEDPISLFADMLHVIQSAVNEREEREHLRVTEERLRAVLDNTHDAIVLFDMNYRVLYVNPSFQKTFGWSLEDLNELSLPWIPEESLPRTETRIDDMVSSKKALHYDGIRKTKQGRLIKCHISITPITDPNGKVNTVSAIMTPIEQGTELQS from the coding sequence ATGATGTCTATGGTATCACAGGACGGAGGAGGAAAGCTCCAGATACTCTATGTCGACGACGAAAAGTTCCTTCATGAGCCTTTCAAGCTGTACATGGAGATGATTGGCAGCGTAAGTGTCGATTGCGCAAATTCCGGAAAGGAGGCAATCGACAAACTCTCCAGTTTGAGGTACCATGCCGTTGTCTCCGACTATCAGATGCCAGGCATGGACGGCATAGAGCTGCTCAAAAACATACGTTCCAGAGGCTCCGATATCCCCTTCGTCATATTCACCGCAAGGGGCAGGGAGGAGATAGTCATAGAGGCGATAAACAACGGAGCGGACTATTACCTTATGAAGGGAGAGGACCCCATTTCCTTGTTTGCTGACATGCTGCACGTCATCCAGTCTGCCGTGAACGAAAGGGAAGAGCGTGAGCATCTTCGCGTGACGGAGGAGAGACTCAGGGCAGTGCTGGACAACACTCACGACGCTATAGTGCTCTTTGATATGAACTACAGGGTTTTGTATGTGAATCCTTCCTTCCAAAAGACCTTCGGATGGAGCCTCGAAGATCTGAATGAATTGAGCCTGCCATGGATTCCGGAGGAATCTCTTCCCCGTACCGAGACGCGGATAGACGATATGGTTTCATCTAAAAAAGCACTGCATTATGATGGAATAAGGAAAACAAAACAGGGTCGCTTAATCAAATGCCACATTTCCATAACACCGATAACAGACCCTAACGGTAAAGTTAATACCGTTTCTGCCATCATGACACCGATAGAGCAGGGGACTGAGCTTCAGTCCTGA
- a CDS encoding glycosyltransferase, which translates to MKMKRRVVILNDSAKMTGLGRYADYLSKALGAELISLRKDKDIPIENYSGTVISGFFPPFFQSGWYLNQNYPSVFMRKAYKHLKKNVEKTDVLHYSSHKLRPLKLNCDSVVSILDLFPIKTEYNYSNSFRRTMAKSITEFKKFDNILTISNHVRTQLLEEGFPDSVRVIYPPVAESFERLDVDKSVLRKKLNLPADKKLVLSVSTLDPRKNLKAVEETMSILGSDFRLVRIGKPLNQSFTFQKIDDLTVNELYNVCDVLLFPSIDEGFGYPIAEAFTTGLPVVCSDIEVFREIAEGAAVISSTEPIQLKKAVLEAVEKSEELSELGYLIKHRYSFETFKKGIGDYYAQTFPDV; encoded by the coding sequence ATGAAGATGAAGAGAAGAGTTGTTATATTGAACGATTCCGCAAAGATGACCGGGTTGGGAAGATACGCAGACTATCTTTCTAAAGCTCTGGGTGCAGAATTGATTTCTTTGAGAAAAGACAAGGACATACCAATTGAAAATTACAGCGGAACAGTAATATCTGGTTTCTTTCCGCCTTTTTTCCAATCTGGATGGTACCTGAATCAGAACTACCCCTCTGTCTTCATGAGAAAGGCATACAAGCATCTTAAGAAAAATGTGGAAAAGACAGACGTGTTACATTATTCATCACACAAATTGAGACCATTGAAACTCAATTGTGATTCTGTGGTTTCGATATTGGATCTTTTCCCCATAAAAACGGAATACAACTATTCTAATTCGTTCCGGAGAACAATGGCGAAGTCAATAACCGAATTCAAGAAATTTGATAACATTTTGACAATATCTAATCATGTCAGGACTCAGCTTCTTGAGGAAGGGTTCCCCGATAGCGTAAGAGTCATATACCCTCCGGTTGCTGAGTCGTTTGAAAGATTAGACGTGGACAAATCTGTTTTGCGTAAAAAACTGAATCTTCCAGCAGATAAAAAGCTGGTACTTAGCGTTTCAACTCTCGATCCGAGAAAGAATTTGAAAGCCGTTGAAGAAACGATGTCAATCCTGGGCAGCGACTTTAGACTGGTAAGGATAGGAAAGCCTCTAAATCAGTCATTTACCTTTCAAAAAATTGACGACCTTACAGTTAATGAGTTGTACAACGTATGCGATGTCCTTTTATTTCCATCGATAGATGAAGGTTTCGGATATCCCATAGCTGAAGCATTTACAACAGGTCTTCCAGTAGTTTGCTCGGATATCGAAGTTTTTAGAGAAATTGCAGAAGGTGCGGCAGTCATATCTAGCACAGAACCGATTCAATTGAAGAAGGCTGTACTAGAAGCAGTCGAAAAGTCTGAAGAGCTCTCTGAACTAGGATATTTGATTAAGCACAGATACAGCTTCGAGACTTTTAAAAAAGGTATCGGTGACTATTACGCACAAACATTTCCGGACGTCTGA
- a CDS encoding S9 family peptidase translates to MAGNLNKRVPTTYSRFTQYFRYGTVDVLAGNSVLYTSDINGQFNLWTQSFSRDMTPGYQRMLTAFYDRTVREFVISPDRRMIYFIADTGGNEQFQIYGIPATGGEPFAVTSDETTRHEINRGSIHPDGNLFAYCDNRRAKTDFDLVIRNMRNGTEKRPLDQGFIWTEPIWDQTGLRLTVEQIHSNTNRHSFIHDIKKSKTTEILPHEENAAVDAVGWTTDGNVLVLSDVGSEFSHLSLFNPKNGALVPIYQGKHDVESVLYSAVSRELLYSINNEGYSELYLGRPGSKFARIRMPYRGHLYSSLNGISTDRSRKTVAFIWAPDARPPEIMLLELSRRRGAILTDSMAGGVPSGIPPPLLVHYESFDGRAIPAFYYKPVGRKAKFPVVLSIHGGPEAQERPGWGYEGLYQFLQYSGIGVFCPNIRGSTGYGKSYQKLIHRDWGGNELQDLKFAAEWLMGRKEIDGNRMAVFGGSFGGFATLSCVTRLPEYWKAGVDICGPSNLLTFCKSVPPFWLRFMKEWVGDAETESDFLLQRSPITYIDRTKADMLIIQGANDPRVVKPESDQMVDRLKQMGRSVEYMVFPDEGHGFTKSENARKGFGAAADFLVAKLTQD, encoded by the coding sequence ATGGCGGGGAATCTCAATAAACGAGTGCCAACAACATATTCGCGTTTCACGCAATACTTCAGGTACGGCACAGTGGATGTGCTGGCCGGAAACAGTGTTTTGTACACATCTGACATTAACGGGCAGTTCAACCTGTGGACTCAGTCATTTTCCCGGGACATGACCCCCGGATATCAGAGGATGCTAACTGCTTTTTATGACAGGACAGTTAGGGAGTTTGTCATATCTCCCGACAGGCGCATGATTTATTTTATTGCGGACACAGGAGGAAATGAACAATTCCAGATTTACGGCATTCCAGCAACCGGCGGAGAACCTTTTGCGGTTACCAGCGACGAAACCACAAGGCACGAGATAAACAGGGGCAGCATTCATCCGGACGGCAATCTGTTCGCATATTGTGACAACAGACGTGCAAAGACCGACTTCGACCTGGTAATAAGAAACATGAGAAACGGAACGGAGAAAAGGCCTTTGGATCAGGGCTTTATCTGGACCGAACCGATTTGGGATCAGACAGGCTTGAGGCTGACAGTAGAACAAATTCACAGCAATACGAACAGGCACAGTTTCATTCATGACATCAAGAAGTCAAAGACTACCGAGATCCTTCCGCATGAGGAAAACGCGGCTGTGGACGCAGTAGGCTGGACAACAGACGGCAACGTTCTTGTGCTTTCAGATGTGGGCAGTGAATTCAGTCATCTCTCGCTCTTCAACCCGAAGAACGGCGCACTGGTGCCGATATATCAGGGAAAACACGATGTTGAAAGCGTACTCTATTCGGCCGTCAGCCGGGAGTTGCTGTATTCCATAAATAATGAGGGGTACTCCGAACTTTATCTCGGAAGGCCAGGTTCGAAATTCGCCAGGATACGCATGCCATACAGAGGCCACCTCTACAGCAGCCTGAACGGCATATCAACCGACAGGTCGAGAAAGACTGTTGCGTTTATCTGGGCTCCTGATGCAAGGCCGCCGGAGATCATGCTGCTGGAACTGTCGCGCAGACGGGGCGCCATATTGACGGACAGCATGGCAGGCGGCGTTCCTTCAGGCATACCGCCTCCCTTGCTTGTCCATTACGAATCCTTCGACGGAAGGGCGATTCCAGCCTTCTATTACAAGCCAGTCGGGCGGAAGGCAAAATTCCCTGTGGTGCTGTCAATTCATGGCGGCCCCGAGGCGCAGGAGAGGCCGGGATGGGGATACGAGGGCCTCTATCAGTTCCTTCAGTACTCCGGCATCGGTGTATTCTGTCCAAATATCAGGGGGTCCACGGGCTATGGCAAATCCTATCAGAAGCTGATTCACAGAGACTGGGGAGGAAATGAACTCCAGGATCTTAAATTCGCGGCAGAATGGCTCATGGGCAGAAAGGAAATTGACGGCAACAGAATGGCTGTCTTTGGAGGAAGCTTCGGAGGGTTTGCAACACTTTCCTGCGTAACACGTCTTCCCGAGTACTGGAAGGCTGGAGTGGATATCTGCGGCCCCTCCAATCTTCTCACCTTCTGCAAGTCTGTTCCGCCGTTCTGGCTCAGATTCATGAAGGAATGGGTCGGCGATGCGGAAACCGAGTCAGACTTCCTTTTGCAGCGGTCGCCGATAACCTACATCGACAGAACGAAGGCAGACATGCTCATTATACAGGGTGCCAACGACCCGCGCGTCGTAAAGCCCGAATCTGATCAGATGGTTGACAGGTTGAAGCAAATGGGCAGGAGCGTCGAATACATGGTGTTTCCAGACGAGGGGCATGGCTTCACAAAATCTGAGAATGCAAGAAAGGGTTTCGGCGCGGCGGCAGACTTCCTTGTCGCGAAACTAACTCAGGATTGA
- a CDS encoding glycosyltransferase: protein MVKEPPQSSPNDLLNSKSDKWTFYIASKTFGGEYIWLERISRKISGSNIVFIWNRGDSEPSMEIHGLRNNLLLSLAKILPFGRELFINILIAYFRLPDTIPTFVSSSYYPIPVNTSIAYIHTPSRRMTVQPDSNVEYKGLKAFAWEVFKLAYRLTYCRSLSNAAKIYTNSQNTAERIRKFCPSCPHIEVVYPSQDITLFSFKRFENFFFMPSRFTEQKNQLFAIMAFKRFLEISESAGGTRPTFTLLLAGSDPAKGTGSPEYLEKLRDFINSHGDALISKIQFVFDAEGPALRDYYSRCFAVLYPARNEDFGQVPIEGMLSSKPVIALNEGGMKETIKEGETGFLVDTVEEMAEKMFFLATQSDVAQKMGMSGRHLAAEYDDELFLSRAGISL from the coding sequence ATGGTCAAAGAACCACCGCAGAGCAGTCCGAATGACTTACTGAATTCGAAAAGCGATAAGTGGACATTTTACATCGCCTCGAAGACATTTGGTGGGGAGTACATATGGCTGGAGAGAATTTCAAGGAAAATCAGTGGTAGCAATATTGTCTTTATATGGAACAGGGGGGACAGCGAACCCTCTATGGAGATTCATGGTCTGAGGAATAATTTATTACTTTCGCTGGCAAAAATATTGCCCTTTGGCAGGGAACTTTTCATCAATATTCTCATTGCATATTTCCGTTTGCCAGACACCATTCCAACTTTTGTAAGTTCATCATATTACCCAATTCCTGTTAACACTTCAATCGCATACATTCATACTCCTTCGAGAAGAATGACTGTTCAACCGGACTCAAATGTGGAATATAAAGGACTGAAGGCCTTTGCATGGGAAGTATTCAAACTCGCATACAGGTTAACATATTGCAGATCACTCAGCAATGCCGCAAAAATTTACACAAATAGCCAGAACACCGCAGAGCGCATTCGAAAATTCTGTCCTTCCTGTCCGCATATTGAAGTAGTTTATCCCTCTCAGGACATCACTTTATTCAGTTTTAAGCGATTTGAGAACTTTTTCTTCATGCCCTCCAGATTTACGGAACAGAAGAATCAGCTTTTTGCAATCATGGCTTTCAAACGTTTTCTTGAAATAAGCGAGTCAGCCGGCGGAACAAGACCCACTTTCACCCTCCTTCTTGCTGGAAGCGATCCGGCAAAGGGAACCGGGAGTCCTGAATATTTGGAAAAGCTTAGGGATTTCATCAATTCGCACGGAGATGCTCTTATTAGTAAAATTCAATTTGTTTTTGATGCAGAGGGGCCCGCTCTGCGTGATTACTATTCCCGTTGCTTCGCGGTTCTTTATCCGGCGAGGAATGAGGACTTCGGTCAAGTTCCAATAGAAGGGATGCTGTCATCTAAGCCTGTTATTGCCTTAAATGAGGGGGGTATGAAAGAAACCATAAAAGAGGGAGAAACGGGTTTTCTGGTCGATACTGTGGAAGAAATGGCTGAAAAGATGTTTTTTCTTGCAACTCAATCGGACGTCGCTCAGAAGATGGGCATGAGCGGAAGACACCTTGCCGCTGAGTATGATGATGAATTATTCCTCTCCAGAGCAGGAATATCCCTGTGA
- a CDS encoding ATP-binding protein, whose amino-acid sequence MDNLKFYDRERNLAVLRDAVKQKGSAMIAISGRRRVGKSRLVDEFLKGNRASRVMVVPKEEKQVANDFADALSDGYRPVFNTVKEALEYFFANSGERILFIDEFPNFLEVNQSVPFELQRIWDAHKDRTAKILIVSGSYTGMMDRIFTVRKAPLFNRATYKILLEPLQREHIWRILRESIGMQDPVEMIRTYSVLGGIPYYYELMEKQAGGNADVISLFFGLGQLREEGQDVLRQEFGSTYKRYFAILEAIGSGMVSSGEIADRIGLRQTTLSKYLISLQMDFKLIHRIVPFGQNPHRSKKGIYMISDNLLAFWFSHVYGKIQQPDTEALNAFVGKRFELMCADFLMTYLRKRGEQIIASGRWWGSVEVEKGKHEQREIDLIVETNRSLYIGECKWSSKKAGKKELEHLRQTASALKTGKPITFVLF is encoded by the coding sequence GTGGATAACTTGAAGTTCTATGATCGTGAAAGGAACCTGGCAGTCTTACGGGATGCAGTAAAACAAAAAGGTTCAGCCATGATCGCCATAAGCGGCAGACGCAGAGTGGGAAAAAGCAGACTTGTGGATGAATTCCTGAAGGGGAATAGAGCTTCAAGAGTAATGGTCGTACCGAAAGAAGAGAAGCAGGTGGCAAATGATTTTGCAGATGCTCTTTCGGATGGCTACAGACCCGTGTTCAACACAGTCAAGGAAGCACTCGAATATTTCTTTGCAAATTCCGGGGAGCGCATTCTCTTCATTGACGAGTTTCCCAACTTCCTGGAAGTGAACCAATCGGTGCCATTCGAGCTGCAGCGGATATGGGATGCACATAAGGACAGAACGGCCAAGATATTGATCGTTTCCGGATCCTACACAGGCATGATGGACAGAATTTTCACAGTGAGGAAGGCTCCACTCTTCAACCGCGCGACCTACAAGATTCTTCTCGAGCCTCTGCAAAGGGAGCACATCTGGAGAATCCTGCGTGAAAGCATTGGAATGCAGGACCCTGTCGAGATGATCAGGACCTACTCGGTTCTTGGAGGAATTCCATACTACTATGAACTTATGGAAAAGCAGGCCGGGGGGAATGCCGATGTCATTTCATTGTTTTTTGGCCTGGGGCAGCTCAGAGAGGAGGGTCAGGATGTGCTGAGACAGGAGTTTGGTTCCACCTACAAGAGGTATTTTGCCATTCTGGAAGCGATAGGCAGCGGCATGGTTTCCTCGGGAGAGATAGCAGACCGGATAGGATTGCGCCAGACCACCTTGTCCAAGTATCTCATCTCGCTGCAGATGGATTTCAAACTGATACATCGAATTGTGCCGTTCGGTCAGAATCCACACAGAAGCAAGAAAGGCATTTACATGATTAGTGACAACCTGCTGGCCTTCTGGTTCAGTCATGTGTACGGGAAGATACAGCAACCTGACACGGAAGCTCTCAACGCCTTTGTAGGGAAGAGGTTTGAACTCATGTGTGCAGACTTTCTAATGACATACCTGAGGAAGAGGGGAGAACAGATAATTGCGTCCGGCAGATGGTGGGGGAGCGTGGAAGTGGAGAAGGGCAAACACGAGCAGCGTGAAATAGATCTGATTGTCGAGACGAACAGAAGTCTGTACATCGGCGAATGCAAGTGGAGCTCTAAAAAAGCGGGCAAAAAGGAGCTTGAACACCTCCGGCAAACCGCCAGTGCGCTCAAAACAGGAAAGCCCATAACCTTTGTTTTGTTC